One Orcinus orca chromosome 8, mOrcOrc1.1, whole genome shotgun sequence genomic window, CTTCCCCCTGGCTACCTCTCTCCACTCACACTCTATCTTACCCTCTGTTTGCTTGATGCTCTCCTGTTCCCTTGGAGATTTGTGTCACCAAGAACCTCTGCCCCTCTGATGGCCATCTGACAGCTCCTCTCGGTGATTCCTGCCAGCAAGTTAGGAAAGCAAGTGGCTTAGATTCTTCCCAACAGGGAGATGACACCCCGGATTAATCCTCAACTCAGGGATGCCATTGACAGGTAAATGCAAGTTTTCACTCTCACCCCAACATGTTCAGAGCAGTGTGGTGCATATGTAAAGCCATCAAGGGAGCTGGACTCCCCAGAATCGGAACTTTCAGGCCCACAAGGTTACTAAGGCAGGACAGGACACTTTAGGATGCTAGAGCAAAACGTCAGAGAGTGGAGAAGAGGACACTTTTCCTAGGAGCGGCTGAATAGGAGGCACCGAGATTGTACCACTGCACACTCCCCGAACGGTCTCAGAACCAGAGATCTGACGGGAAGCAGAGCACCCTCCGTCCTGCTAGAACATCAACCCCCCAAAGCAACTTAAGACGTGGCTGTGCAGGCTGGATAGCGCGGGTCTTGAAGATGAAGAGGGGCACAGAAGGAAATCGTTGTGGGCAAACCGAAATGAGCAAGGGAGAAACACAGCAAGTTCTAAGTGTATGGATGACAAGAGGATAGATTCCTTTTCACCCAGGCGCAGAACATGCCTCTTCCCTGCGGGAGGCCAAGCGTGCTGTGACATTATCCCTCTCTGTACAGAGCACGCCGTCCCGACAGCTGGGGAAGAGGCATCCCCGGCAAGAGAGAAACCCACAAACAGCGCACACCGGCAGCTCTCCACGTCCTTGTGGGGAGCCAGGCCCGGGGACACTGGCCACGGCGGGAACGGAGGAATGCCATTTGGCCTTTCTACTGCCACCTTAAGAACGATCAATACACATTTAATCTCAACCTATACGAAACGCCCAAAGTTTACAAGATAAGGGATACAGCATATCACTAACAttaattataccttaattttacTCTCTGAAGGGgaatgaaaacaaaggaaaggtgagtaaatatttaacaacttagAAGAGAAAGGATGATTGAGATGACTTACGTTAAGAGTTTACCTAAATGTTTCACTTTAAAAGTCTTCGGCGCGCTGTTGGGAGCAGCCCCTCTGTATGGGAGGCATGAGAACTGTGTTTCCAGCGACTTCAAAATGACATGCAGTTTCCCGCCGTGAGAGGCGTCGGACAGCAGATGGATGTGTCACTAGAGGGCCAGAGAAGGCCCCCAAAAGAGCCCTGGGCATTTGTTTTCTCCGAGTGGAGGGCCATCCCTGAGCCTCTGCACATTTCCTTGGAAAGCATCCCCGGAGGAAGGGAACGCGGGAGGCGGGATCAGACGGGTGGCTCAGAGGGGGTGTCAGGTGGGGTGCAACGGCAGACGGGGGATGAGAGAGCGGGGGCCACCTAAAGCCTGTGGGCTAGTCCTCTCGTGACCTGTTGAAGGTGCATCCTCTCTATCTGATAGCTCGGTACACATATGGTACCAGGCAGGAGTTGGGCACAGTATACGAATTAAGCATACATGTGTAGAGGGTCAAATGGAATCCTCTGGGGAATTCACAATACTCATCCACATTCGAATCAATGCCCCGGGATCAAGTCAAAAGGTATTCTATTCCAGTGAAGTCCATTAAACATTGTCCCGCTTGACCCTTAATTCCTGCAGCGAGACACCATCTACTCGAGGAACCTACCCTACAATGTCCGGTGATGTAGGGGATTCTGATTGGCTACGTCCACTTTGGTCTCCTTGTCTTTCTTTAGACTTGTTTTGGAGTCCCGTCGACTATGCATCTACAATTTAGGAGGGTGGGCACAGCTGGCCAAGCTCAGAAAACTCAGGAACAACAAGGAACTCTGAACTGCGTGATGCTGTGGTTCCTTCCTAGTGCTCTTGGGGCTTAGGATAGAAGCAGCAGAGCATCTAACCTCCATAGGTAAATAGTTAAAGATTTATATGAGGCAATCAAAAACAGCTCTGTACTGAGAAAGGAATAAGCAAAGTAGGAGTTGCACACTGTGATGATTCCGACAGCCAGAGAGGCACTTAGACACCTATAGGCTTCTTGTGTCAATCTAGACAGGAGTCTCGGCTCAAGCTTCTAAGAACATAAACAAGGGAGAGAGTAAAACGTGCACTGGTTCCATGAACCTGGGTGTAGGGGGGAGGGACGGTTGGATCCTCTATTTAGGGATTCTACGCGTAACTCCCTGAGTGAATGAATTGGTAAGAGGCAAAGGAGGATGAGAGTGAGCATGTGTGTCGGTGTAGGTGTGACCCCTAAGCAAGAGCACACACATCCAACAAAGAGGGTCATCTCACAAGACGGTAATAGAACCCAAATGTTTCTATACCAGTGTTCTGAGACAGTTCTTATTCATTCAGCCCAAAAACTCTGGGGAAGGCAATTTATCTTCCTGCTGCTGTAGGGAGCCCTGGTGAGAGGCACAAAACCACATGAatacgtgagtgtgtgtgtgtgtgtgtgtgtgcgtgtgtgtacattAGAATTACATACAAGCAGGGATACACGCATACTCGGGTGTGGGAAGGGCCCCCAGGTTAAATCAGGATGGTCAGAAGCAAAGTTTGACAGCGGGAAAATCTGCAGTGACCACAAGTAGCAGCTgaggagctggggaaggaggtgTGGGTTTCTGCTCTCATCTAGCTTCTCCCTGAcaggggaagaaagggagacaTGCTGTTTGCTTGCAAAACCAGCCACCCATGGCGGTGCTGTGCTTTCTCAAAAACTTTTACCCTTCATTTAATCAACAGATGGACGTGCTCTGTTGTGGATTTTTCTGAGAGGCCTGTTCCTCCCAGAGCTGTGCTGGCTGGCACAAATGCCGCCTCAGATGGCAGAGACAGTGCCGGCATTCCAGAAGCGGGGGAAGGAAACGACTGACTTGTCCCTCAAACTCAATTCCACAGGTGACTCGGATGCCACCGGCTCTGCGGGCACTGGCCATCCATCTCCCCAAtggccctccctgccctccacccccacGGGCCCCAAGGCTCCCAGGGGCAGGGAGCCCGAGGTGGCCAAGTTCTTTTCGGAGAGTCCACCAGCTTCTCTGCCCCTGCTAAGCTGCAGAAAGGAAGCAGTCAGCATCACGGGCGGAATTTCATTGTATGCCCTGAAATCTAGTGCTGTGTAGGACTCAGAATGCAGTCGTATTCAGAGAAGCCGATTACATTCAATGAAACTCTTGAGAAGCTTTTCCCAAACATTGCACATCACGCCACGGTCCATTCTGTCATCGCAGACCCCTCCACACGCATTCCCTTCCGAATACACCCGTGCCAGCCCGACCTTATTCGTGCTGAAATAGCCACGTAAACAAAGCTCTCCCTCCCGGCCCTCTTCTCCAACCTGCGTCTGGAGGAGAGGAGGCGCCCAGAAGTTCAGAGCCGCACAGCCACAACGATGCCGCCTAATTAACATACCGGGAGCATAAAGAACTCATTTGCATTGGGGAGTTTGAGCTGGATGTTGACAAGTGAGGGGAGAAAGTCACCCTCCCCTCCGGTATCCCTGCCttccaaaggaaaataaacagtaCCATTCTGTTGCATTTTCAAAGGCAAAGAGGCAATGCCAGTGCCTCTCGGCCGGGCACTGGGAGACGCATCCATCAGTTCGAGTTTCCGAACCCTGCCCACATTCCTGCCCGCAGCCTCGCGCGCCCTGACAACCCCGCCGACTTTTTTTGCAACTCCAGCGGCGCACGGGTCCTACCTTGGCTGAAGAGGAAGAAGCAGACGAACAGCAGGTCGAGCTGGAAAGGTCTCATTCCTCCGCGCGCCGAGGGGAAGCCGGCGGGGCAACTTGGGTTCGCGGTGAGTTTCTCCTGCTCGGCGGCTCGTGGTGCCCTGTCTCCGCCGCGGTCCTCCCGGGTTCGCGCCGACCATCTGTCTGTCCGTCGGTCCCTCCGGGTGGCCTCGGGCTCCGTGCCTCAGGGGATCCGCAGCCAGCCGAGGCAAGTCGCCTGTTTCTAGCCGCCTCGGGAAGCCGGGTTTGTCAGCGACGTGCCCTCTCGGAGCAGCTCCATCCTCTGGCGCTCGGCATCCCAAGCACACAGCTTCCTCCGGCGGCTCCTCCCACAGCCAGCGCGCGAGCGAGCCAGGGAGCGAGTGACGAGTGACAGAAGGGCTCCTTTCACTGAAGCTGGggcggagggagagggaggggaaacagGTCATAATTAAAGAGGAAATACTTGGTGAAAGGCGATCTATGCAAAACGGAGGGTGGCGGTGGTGCAGGGGaggctctgttctttctttccttctttttttccccctacataGGGGGAAATTCAGCTTTTGCCACCATTATTGACCAAAAGACATCTTGAACAGGGAGCGGAGGTGTGACTTTTTGTCCACAGGACATAATGTTGTTTAAAGGAGTGAAGGATGGCTGGATGCACGTACCCATACTACAATATGCTTGCCTTGCCTTTGCACGGGGGACTGGAAACTGGGCTGGATGGGGAAAAGCAAGAGGCAAGGGGGGGTACATCTTTCCCCAGGAAAGACTTGGCCAGTATGTGCAGCAGGAGTCTCGGAGTTGGGGAAAAGATAAGCATGCTTTGAATTTTTGAGACTTTCCTAGGAGGGGGCTAAGTAATAAGCTGGGAACGTTTGCACCTTGGTTTTGCTTTGCCATACtcctagaaaacaaaatgaaggaacTAGAGGGAAAAAAGGTAGATTTATGACACATAcccatttgttattattattatcctggtTTGTGCATTTCCTACTAAGGATAGGGGAGCAGGCTGGCTTTGCATTTGGAGTCTCTCCTCTAAGGAGCACCCCATCACTCTGAGCGTGTCTTTTCTCCAAGAGGTGCTGTGAATCCTACCGCGAAGGAGAGGCCAAGGTCACAGGCAACTGCCTCCTAAGAACCTTCAGGTCTTTCACCTGTCATGAAACTCACACTCAAATCAAACTCTATTTCCTCCCGGATATCAAAGCAAATTTATCTAGGTCTATTTATTTGAGAGACATTTAGATATGCCTGGTATAAGCAGGGCATTGGGGGAAATAAAACTGCAGGCGCTGTCCATGACTTCAGGAGCTCATAATTTAGTGTGGAAGCAGAGTACACACATAAGATACAAACTGTAAGGATAGTTACaaagcaacatataaaaatatacagcaTTATGCAGAAGAAGGGGACATAATGAGTAAGGAGAGGGAAATGAAAGATGCTCACTCGATTTGTGGCATGCAATTATAAAATCAATCATTACTTTCATCAGTCACTGGACCTTGGGGAGGTGTTTTGGGAAACTCTTAGCTTTTCTTCCAACAGTATTACATATTTTGGGGACTTTGCTGATTGCAAGGTACATTCCAAGTTTCCATGTGgatcttaactttaaaaaacacatcCCTTAGTATTTATgaacaagaaagagagaaggggcaCATGTGTGCTATCAGGAGCTTACACCTGGTTGTTGACATCAAAGATCTACAAATTAGTAGGTGTCTGCCCTGTTGACTTTTCTATTCTTAATAGTTTATTTAACTGCATCCCTTAGAGGCTGTTAAACACATCAAAGGGAAATTTGTAAGCAaacttttgggggaaaataagCAATGCTGAGCAACAGAAACTAAGAGGACCCAAAAGAGGCACCCCATCAGCTAAATTAGCAAACAAGGCACAGAAGCAAAGTGTCAGCACTACCTTAGTCCAGGGACTTGCTATAATAGACAACGTAATGAAATAGAAGAGACAAATCAGAAACACGTGCAAAAGATGAATAATAATTCTAAATAACATGTCAAATAACATAATCAAGAGTGAAAATATACTTTAGTAGGAGCTTTCCAATTGAATCTATAGGGGTGGGAAGAAATTTCAGGTCTGGGGGTCATTCCTAAAGCCAACCTTCCTGTGAATAAGACTAATAATTAAAGAATGTAGATTGTGCCTTACAAAGCAACATTTGATGTTTTAACTGACATTTACCCTTTAAACTGTTGTTAATTCTGATTGCTAATTCCTAAGTGGCCTGGGACCAAACTTGCTTAATTCAGCCCCAGAGGGAAATACTACAAACCAGGATCAAGAGGCCAGGGTCACGACTTGTGCAACCCACCAAAATCAGGCCCACCTACAGGTGCCTTCAAACTACACACACTCACTCTTGGTCAGGagaagaggggtggggggagtccgAGGTTGGAAGGACCTGGCTTCCCTCGCCCCATGGTCCCGAGATTGGCCTCCTGACTCTCAATCTGGCTCCgatcccccaccccctccaccccccagccaGCTAGGCCTGTTCCCTTCTCcatccccctctccttcccccctccacccccccaccccccacccccgccccgcagcCTCTGGTCTCcggcagaaaggaaaaaagcttGGATTAAGTGGTGAGCTGCCTGCCTCTAAAAGGACCAGGAGGCCTTTCAAGCCCAAGTGCCGGAAAAATCAGGGCAGTCTTCGGCAGCCACCACGTGGGGCAGCGAGAACCACAGCGGTACCTGCAGGACCCACAGCCGGCCGGGCTCTGGCGCCAGCCCCGACGGCGGCCCCGCCATCTCCGCCTGGGCTGATCCTTGGCCTCACCTCCTCCGGGGTCTCGGTTAACCTCCTGGCGCTGTAAGGTGCCTGCGCGCAGTTCGCGGCgaggagggagcagaggagggaggcGGCGAGCAGCACGGCTCCACCTGATGGAGAAGCGCGGAGGCTTAGACCTCGAAGCGCCGCgaggggagggggccgggggaGGACGCCCGCCGCCCCCACTGGGAACCTCGGCGTCCGGAGCGCGCCGCGCGGAGAACCGGGTCTCTGGGCTCGACCCGAGGAGGTGGCGACCCTGAAGAGACAGCAGAAAACCGGCCACTTGGAAAACTGCCCGAATTCTTGTTCTCTGCCCATCCAGGCTCCGGGTCTCCGTTGCGCCCACCGCGCGAGCCGCGGCCCCTCGCCAGCAGGTGGCATCCTCTCTAGAGTTTCTTCACCTGGCGCAGAGCCCGTGGCCGCCTTTATCAGTTCCCGCCCCCTCCAGGCTTTCAGGGCCAGGTGTTGTGTCCTTCGAACCCCCAGCCCAGCGGGTAGGAACGAGATCTCCCTCCCGAGAATGGGGGCTGGCTCCGGAGTCTGCTGCTCCCCGGCCAAGAAGTTTCTGGAGTGCAAGTCTCCTCCGGACAGCTTCCAAGCCCTGGTCTCTGGGCAGCAAGAGTACCCCGCTGTTTCCTGAGGTCAGGAACAAAGAGTGAGGCAGGAGGCTCTGGGCCCAGGTACAGGGGTGTCCGGGCACCGCTGTCCAGCGTCCTGAGCCGGTGGGAGTTCAGACTCTGACTCATCACCACTTTCCAGTGACTTTCCTCCTGGCTGTTCATCCAATGTCTGTAATATTTATTATTCCCCCGATTTGTGCAAAGGCCTGTTTTGGGTACTTAATGAAGATGTGTGGAATGAATACGTGAACTCCTGTTCTTGGAAAGTTTGCCCTCTAGTTGGGGCGAAGCGTACACAGGTGCATACATGGCAAAAAATTATGAACCTTCTCATTGGCTTTTTAACAAGACAGACGTTACCCTGGAGGGTCATCTGTCAGTTGGAATCCTTTCTAGTGGAATCCTTCTGGGCCCACTTGCCTGAGGCCCTACAGGAAGCTGCAGGGTCGAGATGCAGCACAGGGCCCCAACCTTCAGCTAGAGTTTCCACTGTCCTGCTTGCTCCCTTGCTCTCCTGCAGTGCTCATGTGCCCTCATCTTCCTGTGTTCACCAGGGCCCCTGTATAGCacgaaggagagggagaggcagttTTATGAGAGGGACAGTCATTATGAGCGGAGAATTTCCTGTTTAATGCCTCTTGGCAATATTTTTTGCACAGATACATTATAAACcacattcctttttgtttttcttagaaccTGCCAGTGCTGGTGAAAACCTCCTTGTTCAGGGATTTAAACACGTTTTGAACAGACCCCTCCTGGGAGTTCAGGGTAACCTGACTCTCCCATCTTGGATAAGTTAATAAGGGCCGGAAGTTACATATAATTCCAGAGACCAAATGGGCTTCAGAGGTTCTCCCTGGATGGCAGCCTGTCTGACCTGGGCAGTCACAATCTTCTaagctatttctttttcatttatctgaaCCAAATTTCTTGCTCACATCTGCATAGGTGGGTTATAAGACCTTAATCCCTGTGCACTGTGGTCAGTCTCTCTGCAGTCCTGCAGAAAGGCCCCAAGAACCAGGTTTTCAGCTTTCAGAAGCATCCCCCAAAGGGTAGGGCCAGACTGAACCACTGATTCACCCAAGGCCGGGCCTGAGTGAGGGGTCAGGGTGAGCCTTTGGACCCGGGTTCTGGCCTGAGAACTGCTACCTTTTGTAACCACTTAATAAACCTGGGCGTAtctttcttcatctatgaaataagACAGTACTTCCCTGGGATCCCCCCAGTCCTAAAATCCTATTGTCTGTTTTCCAGAAGCCACAGCTCTCAGCCTGGAGAGATTTGGAAGCGCTTCCCCAGTGACTCAGTGACTTCGGCTTTAGGGCAGATTTTTGCCagtgacaccccccccccccccaaccaggAACACTAGCGATGAGCCTGGAATCTGCACAGACTCCTCTGGTCTCATTGGTCATGTATTTTCTCCAAACTGTTTGATTTTCATTCTACTCTGAGTGCCCTCGGTCTTTCCCCAACTTGCTCAACTTgtgatttctcttctttccttattCCCCCCAGAACCATGCTCCGCCTCCAACCTGGATTCTGAGCTCCAGAACAGCTTTTCTTCAACATACACTCCATAATTCTATCGGATGCAAGCCTTTTAGGAAACTGAGGGAAAGCTGATGCCAGGGTGGCTAATGGTAAACACCTCCCTTGAAAGGCAGTAAGGACCATGGCGCCTTGTATTTTAACTCGATTTTAACATGAATCAGACTGGACCATAGCATCTATCTGATTGTGCATCCTCCTGGATATCCTGGCGGCCCCCTGAGGGTAAGAGTGGTGCCTCTCCAGGTCCCATGGCGCCGGGCTCTTACCCTGGTAggcagtaggcactcaatacataATGTAGGATTAAGGGCATAGTTTTACCTAGTGCCCCACATCCCATTTCCTGTTTTCCGAGTCCAATTTAACTTGTTCTTTACTCTGTTATTAAACCATTGTCAAACATCTGGCATGTGCCTGCCAGTGCTCTGGCTGTATTTTATGGGGGTGGGTAATGAATTGAGCCTATATATAGTTTGCAAAATGTGGAACACACTGTAAGATGCAATGCACTACagaaatgaaagatatttttatctcTTCAGCATCATTCTGCACAAGGAGACAATTCTCTGGCAACATTGTTTAAGAACAATAGACCTGTTTAGCCTTGACACACTCAGGCATACAGGGCACTGAGTATCCAATTCACATGGGAGCAGCATTATCTCCCTTGGCAAAGGCCTGGCATGTGTAATTTACAGGGAAGAAAAGATATGGGAAACATTATACAAGGAGGTGGCAGTGCCCTGTGCCTTGTCTCATCACCAGCTGAATGCACAGGCCAGGATCTTCATCCCTGCTCCAGGGATGGTACGGGAGGCAAGTCTCAGCATCCCCCTTCAGTGCTCGGAGTGAGTCCTGTGTCATTTTGGAATATTCCATGTGTTCTTTTTGTGTATATGAATGGGCTAATTATGtggaaaatattggaagagaaagtgaaattcCAAATTGTGACTCATTTGTGGTATTCAAAGTCTTAAAAATTATActgcatttattctttttctccattattctttttcataaccctctcctcccccccccccccaccaa contains:
- the LOC125965238 gene encoding LOW QUALITY PROTEIN: putative uncharacterized protein KIRREL3-AS3 (The sequence of the model RefSeq protein was modified relative to this genomic sequence to represent the inferred CDS: inserted 2 bases in 1 codon), with the translated sequence MLFKGVKDGWMHTSKRREGRGPGEDARRPHWEPRRPERAARRTGSLGSTRGGGDPEETAENRPLGKLPEFLFSAHPGSGSPLRPPREPRPLATRVPRCFLRSGTXRVRQEALGPGTGVSGHRCPAS